The sequence AGAAAAAACTCATGTCTAAGTGTGATGGTTGCTACGAACGTGTAGCACAAGGCATGAAACCAGTTTGTGTTGAGTCTTGCCCTCAACGTGCACTTGATTTTGATGATATTGAAGTGATCAGAGCAAAACATGGTACTGAATGTGGTATCGCCCCAATGCCTGATCCTAGCTTGACCAATCCCAATATCGTGATCAAAGCACACAAAGACGCTAAACCTTCTGGTGATAAAACCGGCTCAGTTCAAAATGCGGCGGAGGTATAAACCATGCATGAACTTCCTCTAGTCTTTTTTACTGTTTTAGGTTCATCAGCAGCAGGCTTGTTTCTTATTGCTTATATCAGTAAAAAATTAGGTCAAATTGATGAAAACCAGCTGCGTAATGCCAATATTTTAGCTTTAGTCTTAACATTAATTGGCTTAGGTATTGGTGGATTACACGTTGGTCAACCATTACGTTTTTTCAATATGCTCTTAGGCGTTGGTCGTTCTCCAATGAGTAACGAAGCGTTTTTAAGTGGTGTGTTTACAGGTTTTGCTTTTGCAACTGTTGCGCTCACGATAATGAAAAAATGGAAAGGATTACGTGAAATCTGTAATCTGCTGACTGTTGTTTTTGGTTTAGCTTTTGTTTGGTCAATCCCTCAGGTTTACCACATTCCAACTATTGCTAACTGGAATACTGATTACACCACATTGCAATTCTGGATGACGCTGTTAGTCGGCGGTGGTGTCTTAGCAATGGCAACAGGTGCAAGACGTTTAGGCGCATTGTCTTTTATTATCGGTGCTATTATCACTTTTGCTACACGCTCTGGTTATGTCAGTTTTCTTGGCTTTACAGGCCCTCAACTGAGTGCTGACCAATCTCTTTTCTGGGGATTCCAATTAGCGGTATTAGCATTAGGTATTGTTATCGTAGGATTTACTGCACTAAAAGCACAGGCATCCAAAATGACACTGGTCACTTGTGCTGCGGCAGTGATTATTGCTGAGCTATCAGGCCGTATCGCGTTCTATAACTTATGGCATATTACAATGTAATCTTGATGTTATGGCTGATTAATCAACCATAAAAAAGAAACAAAAATGCATACCCTTTTAGGTATGCATTTTTTTTAGAATGAAGAACCTGGTTGCTGTAAAAAATCGCGTTCTTCTGGTGTAGATGTTCGGCCTAAAATTTCATTACGATGAGGATAGCGACCATATTTATCAATAATTTCTTTATGCCTTAATTCATATTGATAAGTATTTTCATCATTAATTTGAGAAAACAAGATAACTGCATCTTGATGAATTTTAGGGG comes from Proteus vulgaris and encodes:
- a CDS encoding dimethyl sulfoxide reductase anchor subunit family protein gives rise to the protein MHELPLVFFTVLGSSAAGLFLIAYISKKLGQIDENQLRNANILALVLTLIGLGIGGLHVGQPLRFFNMLLGVGRSPMSNEAFLSGVFTGFAFATVALTIMKKWKGLREICNLLTVVFGLAFVWSIPQVYHIPTIANWNTDYTTLQFWMTLLVGGGVLAMATGARRLGALSFIIGAIITFATRSGYVSFLGFTGPQLSADQSLFWGFQLAVLALGIVIVGFTALKAQASKMTLVTCAAAVIIAELSGRIAFYNLWHITM